Proteins found in one Hippopotamus amphibius kiboko isolate mHipAmp2 chromosome 12, mHipAmp2.hap2, whole genome shotgun sequence genomic segment:
- the ASXL1 gene encoding polycomb group protein ASXL1 isoform X2 codes for MKDKQKRKKERTWAEAARLVLENYSDAPMTPKQILQVIEAEGLKEMSGTSPLACLNAMLHSNSRGGEGLFYKLPGRISLFTLKKDALQWSRSPAAVEGEEPEDTADVESCGSNEASTVSGENDVSLDETSSNASCSTESQSRPLSNPRDSYRASSQANKQKKKTGVMLPRVVLTPLKVNGAHVESASGFSGRHADGESGSPSSSSSGSLALGSAAIRGQAEVARDPAPLLRGFRKPATGQMKRNRGEEIDFETPGSILVNTNLRALINSRTFHALPSHFQQQLLFLLPEVDRQVGTDGLLRLSSSALNNEFFTHAAQSWRERLADGEFTHEMQVRIRQEMEKEKKVEQWKEKFFEDYYGQKLGLTREESLQQNLGQEEAEIKSDLRVSGESTRPQRGPATRQRDGHFKKRSRPDLRTRARRNLYKKQEPEQAEIAKDTQSMAPDTPLYKDVEAKTDAAGVGGPHPPGASSAAPSPESSEFPAETAASRLQPNLDDLVRVSASPDRIPSLPQEPVDPEPKDQKRKSFEQAASASFPEKKPRLEDRQSFRNTIESVHAEKPQPTKEEPKVPPIRIQLSRIKPPWVVKGQPAYQICPRIVPITESSCRGWTGARTLADIKARALQVRGARGHHCHREAATAAIGGGGGPGGGGGGATDEGGGRGGGSGDGGEACGHPEPRGAPSPPGECASDLQRTQLLPPCPLNGEHAHPGTATCRAGREDLASLRKESCPRQRVPDGLRDGLEDASQLPVAPTGDQPQQALPPLPSKTPEPERLAEQPALHPEGRTECGSGGTSWERSDEEQGPTIPTENSPGQALAGDVGLGEGTGQALDSDSNLTVKDPVNVTPSSIPESSLAGCLQDRPLDDKSGLDGSGPPTRESTTSQENLKMEAPVSTGAAPWIPGLLNDEAVGQPEPTLREDVLSVKPQVGEEWEKAAPLIVASPGGLTAEEGLDPPDSLASLWIVPAQGCIDSTSRDRRWLEGEKPKINGDSEALSPHSESTDTASDFEGHFSEDSSEAEPREATVPKTSSAVEQGERRDGNRSASLSKARGDLSLVTRTDGMVAPQSWVSRVCAVPPKVPDSLLPASTEYQPRPLSLGRPVASVEATNPLVLQLLQGSLPLERVFPPAHGGSKPTSPRFPLPKEQNHGGALGVGSLQDPGESSCEVGRSSPSSSRASKEALLPESREASAGLARLEATTQVPGGPPNISKNARSLDSLYPVTSPTASGKVEEVDSKKQFSPFSCEDRKEARDLSQCSNSSADPGMSLRNLTTSRAPCFSSPNVVSLGSDQAGRALDDQNSAGGQGKKLFGSKDEAAALECPRPVEPAPLSASAPPAFPSRKSGPGKNSVSGGVQTAREDWAPKPPPASVGSIKSEKTFGGGPLKANAENRNAAGPGPRELVDHLQGMPFVLDLPFWKLPREPGKGLSQPLEPSSIPSQLNIKQAFYGKLSKLQLSSTSFNYSSGSSTFPKGLAGSVVQLSHKANFGASHSASLSLQMFTDSSTVESISLQCACSLKAMIMCQGCGAFCHDDCIGPSKLCVLCLVVR; via the exons AAGGATGCCCTGCAGTGGTCTCGCAGTCCGGCTGCAGTGGAGGGAGAGGAGCCAGAGGACACAGCTGATGTGGAGAGCTGTGGATCTAATGAAGCCAGCACTGTGAGTGGTGAAAATGATG tttctcttgATGAAACATCTTCTAATGCTTCCTGTTCTACAGAATCTCAGAGTCGGCCTCTTTCCAATCCCAGGGACAGCTACAGAGCTTCCTCACAG GcaaacaagcagaagaaaaagacCGGGGTGATGCTGCCTCGAGTTGTCCTGACTCCTCTGAAGGTAAACGGGGCCCACGTGGAATCTGCATCAG GGTTCTCAGGCCGCCACGCCGATGGCGAGAGCGGCAGCCcgtccagcagcagcagcggctctCTGGCCCTGGGCAGTGCTGCTATTCGTGGCCAGGCTGAGGTCGCCCGGGACCCTGCCCCGCTCCTGAGAGGCTTCCGGAAGCCAGCCACAG GTCAAATGAAGCGCAACAGAGGGGAAGAGATAGATTTTGAGACGCCTGGGTCCATTCTTGTCAACACCAACCTCCGGGCCCTGATCAACTCTCGGACCTTCCATGCCCTGCCGTCCCACTTCCAGCAacagctcctcttcctcctgcctgaaGTGGACAGACAG GTGGGGACCGATGGCCTGTTGCGTCTCAGCAGCAGTGCACTGAACAATGAGTTTTTCACCCACGCGGCTCAGAGCTGGCGGGAACGCCTGGCTGATG GTGAATTCACTCATGAGATGCAAGTCAGGATACGACaggaaatggagaaggaaaagaaggtggAACAATGGAAAGAAAAGTTCTTCGAAGACTACTATGGACAGAA ATTGGGTTTAACCAGAGAAGAGTCATTGCAGCAGAACTTGGGCCAGGAGGAGGCTGAAATCAAGAGTGACTTACGTGTCTCAGGAGAATCAACACGACCGCAGCGTGGCCCGGCTACCCGGCAGCGAGATGGGCATTTCAAGAAACGCTCTCGGCCAGATCTCCGAACCAGAGCCCGAAGGAATCTGTACAAGAAACAGGAGCCAGAACAAGCAGAGATTGCTAAAGACACGCAGTCTATGGCACCAGACACCCCCCTCTACAAGGATGTGGAGGCTAAGACCGATGCAGCAGGGGTGGGCGGGCCCCACCCGCCTGGCGCGTCCTCCGCAGCACCCAGCCCAGAGAGCTCTGAATTCCCAGCGGAAACTGCGGCTTCCCGGCTCCAGCCTAATCTAGATGACCTGGTGCGTGTCTCCGCGTCTCCAGACAGGATTCCCAGCTTGCCTCAGGAGCCCGTGGATCCGGAACCCAAGGACCAGAAGAGGAAATCCTTTGAGCAGGCGGCCTCTGCATCCTTTCCCGAAAAGAAGCCCCGGCTTGAAGATCGTCAGTCCTTTCGTAACACAATTGAAAGTGTTCACGCCGAAAAGCCACAGCCCACCAAAGAGGAGCCCAAAGTCCCGCCCATCCGG ATTCAACTTTCACGTATCAAACCACCCTGGGTGGTTAAAGGTCAGCCCGCTTACCAGATATGCCCCCGCATCGTCCCCATCACGGAGTCCTCCTGCCGGGGCTGGACTGGCGCCAGGACCCTTGCAGACattaaagcccgtgctctgcaggtCCGAGGGGCGAGAGGCCACCACTGCCATCGAGAGGCGGCCACCGCTGCCATCGGAGGGGGGGGTGGCCCGGGTGGAGGTGGCGGCGGGGCCACCGATGAGGGAGGTGGCAGAGGCGGcggcagtggtgatggtggtgaggcCTGTGGCCACCCTGAGCCCAGGGGAGCCCCGAGTCCCCCTGGAGAGTGTGCGTCAGATCTACAGCGAACACAACTACTGCCGCCTTGTCCTCTGAACGGGGAGCACGCGCATCCTGGAACTGCCACGTGCAGAGCCGGGAGAGAGGACCTGGCTTCTCTCAGAAAGGAGAGCTGCCCACGACAGAGGGTTCCAGATGGCCTCAGAGACGGGCTGGAGGATGCCTCCCAGCTCCCTGTTGCTCCCACTGGGGACCAGCCACAGCAGGCTTTGCCCCCACTGCCCTCCAAAACCCCAGAACCTGAGAGATTAGCTGAGCAGCCTGCGTTGCATCCGGAAGGTAGAACTGAATGTGGGTCTGGTGGCACTTCCTGGGAAAGGAGTGATGAGGAGCAAGGACCCACCATCCCCACAGAGAACAGTCCTGGTCAGGCTCTAGCAGGGGATGTTGGATTAGGAGAAGGAACCGGCCAGGCCCTAGACAGCGACAGTAATCTCACCGTGAAGGATCCTGTGAATGTGACCCCCAGTTCCATCCCTGAATCATCATTGGCCGGTTGCCTACAGGACAGACCATTGGATGACAAATCAGGACTTGATGGCTCGGGCCCACCCACGAGGGAAAGTACTACTAGCCAAGAAAACTTGAAAATGGAGGCTCCTGTCTCCACCGGTGCTGCTCCTTGGATACCTGGCCTGTTAAACGACGAGGCAGTGGGACAGCCTGAACCCACCTTGAGAGAAGATGTCCTGTCTGTTAAGCCCCAGGTCGGAGAGGAGTGGGAGAAAGCTGCTCCCCTCATCGTGGCGTCGCCTGGGGGGTTGACAGCTGAGGAGGGTCTGGATCCCCCCGACAGCTTGGCCTCACTCTGGATCGTGCCAGCTCAAGGGTGCATTGATAGCACCAGCCGCGACCGCAGGTGGCTGGAAGGTGAAAAGCCGAAAATCAATGGAGACTCTGAAGCCCTGAGTCCTCACAGTGAGTCCACAGACACGGCCTCTGACTTCGAAGGCCACTTTTCTGAGGACAGCAGTGAGGCCGAGCCTCGTGAAGCCACAGTGCCGAAGACGTCCTCAGCCGTGGAGCAGGGTGAGAGACGTGATGGGAACCGCTCCGCCTCACTCTCCAAGGCGAGGGGTGACCTGAGTCTGGTCACAAGGACAGACGGGATGGTTGCTCCTCAGAGCTGGGTGTCTCGAGTGTGTGCAGTTCCCCCAAAGGTCCCGGATTCCCTGCTCCCGGCCAGTACCGAGTACCAGCCGAGGCCTCTGTCCCTGGGCAGGCCTGTGGCCTCAGTGGAGGCCACTAACCCCCTCGTGCTGCAGTTGCTGCAGGGCAGCTTGCCCCTAGAGAGGGTTTTTCCTCCAGCCCATGGTGGCAGCAAACCCACATCCCCACGATTCCCACTTCCGAAAGAGCAGAACCATGGCGGCGCCCTGGGTGTGGGATCTCTGCAAGATCCTGGGGAAAGCAGTTGCGAGGTTGGCAGGAGCAGTCCCAGTTCCTCCAGAGCTTCGAAGGAGGCCCTTCTACCTGAGAGCCGTGAAGCAAGCGCTGGCCTTGCCAGGCTGGAGGCCACCACCCAGGTTCCTGGAGGGCCCCCAAACATTTCCAAGAACGCCCGAAGTTTAGATTCCCTGTATCCAGTGACAAGTCCTACTGCCTCTGGGAAAGTGGAAGAAGTGGATTCCAAAAAGCAGTTTTCTCCCTTTAGTTGTGAAGATCGGAAGGAAGCCCGTGACCTGTCCCAGTGCAGTAACTCAAGTGCTGACCCAGGCATGAGTCTGAGAAATCTCACTACCTCGAGAGCCCCTTGTTTCTCATCTCCAAATGTGGTCTCCTTGGGTTCCGATCAGGCAGGTCGGGCCCTGGATGATCAGAACAGTGCTGGAGGCCAAGGGAAGAAGCTCTTTGGCTCCAAGGATGAGGCTGCAGCCCTTGAGTGCCCCCGGCCTGTGGAGCCAGCGCCTCTGTCTGCCAGTgcccctcctgctttccccagtAGGAAGTCGGGGCCAGGCAAAAACTCTGTGTCTGGTGGGGTgcagactgccagggaagactGGGCTCCAAAGCCACCACCTGCCTCTGTTGGCAGCATCAAGAGTGAGAAGACGTTTGGTGGGGGACCTCTCAAGGCGAACGCAGAGAACAGAAATGCAGCAGGACCCGGTCCTCGGGAGCTGGTGGATCACTTGCAAGGGATGCCCTTTGTCCTTGATTTGCCCTTCTGGAAATTACCCCGAGAGCCTGGGAAAGGGCTCAGTCAGCCTCTGGagccttcttccatcccctcccaACTCAACATCAAACAGGCATTTTATGGGAAGCTTTCCAAACTTCAGCTAAGTTCCACCAGCTTTAATTATTCCTCCGGCTCCTCCACCTTTCCCAAAGGCCTTGCCGGAAGTGTGGTGCAGCTGAGCCACAAAGCAAACTTTGGTGCAAGCCACAGTGCATCACTCTCCCTGCAGATGTTCACTGACAGCAGCACGGTGGAGAGCATCTCGCTGCAGTGTGCGTGCAGCCTGAAAGCCATGATCATGTGCCAGGGCTGTGGTGCGTTCTGTCACGATGACTGTATTGGACCCTCAAAGCTCTGTGTATTGTGCCTTGTGGTGAGATAA